From Sardina pilchardus chromosome 9, fSarPil1.1, whole genome shotgun sequence, a single genomic window includes:
- the brk1 gene encoding probable protein BRICK1, with the protein MAGQEDPVQREIHQDWANREYIEVITSSIKKIADFLNSFDMSCRSRLATLNEKLTALERRIEYIEARVTKGETLT; encoded by the exons ATGGCAGGCCAGGAAGATCCTGTTCAGAGAGAGATTCACCAAGACTGGGCAAATCGAGAATATATCGAAGTTATTACAAGCAGCATTAAGAAAATCGCGGATTTTCTTAACTCGTTTG ATATGTCATGTCGGTCTCGCTTGGCCACTCTCAATGAAAAGCTCACAGCTTTGGAAAGGAGGATTGAGTACATAGAGGCCAGA GTCACCAAGGGTGAAACATTGACCTAA